One genomic segment of Pseudorca crassidens isolate mPseCra1 chromosome X, mPseCra1.hap1, whole genome shotgun sequence includes these proteins:
- the BGN gene encoding biglycan — translation MWPLWPLAALLALSQALPFEQKGFWDFTLDDGLPMLNDEEASGADTTSGIPDLDSLPPTYSAMCPFGCHCHLRVVQCSDLGLKAVPKEISPDTTLLDLQNNDISEIRKDDFKGLQHLYALVLVNNKISKIHEKAFSPLRKLQKLYISKNHLVEIPPNLPSSLVELRIHDNRIRKVPKGVFSGLRNMNCIEMGGNPLENSGFEPGAFDGLKLNYLRISEAKLTGIPKDLPETLNELHLDHNKIQAIELEDLLRYSKLYRLGLGHNQIRMIENGSLSFLPTLRELHLDNNKLSRVPAGLPDLKLLQVVYLHANNITKVGVNDFCPMGFGVKRAYYNGISLFSNPVPYWEVQPATFRCVTDRLAIQFGNYKK, via the exons ATGTGGCCCCTGTGGCCTCTTGCGGCCCTGCTGGCCCTGAGCCAGGCTCTGCCCTTTGAGCAAAAAGGCTTCTGGGACTTCACCCTGGACGACGGGCTGCCCATGTTGAACGACGAGGAGGCTTCAGGCGCCGACACGACCTCGGGCATCCCAGAcctggactccctccctcccacctacaGCGCCATGTGCCCTTTCGGCTGCCACTGCCACCTGCGGGTCGTTCAGTGCTCCGACCTGG GTCTGAAGGCTGTGCCCAAAGAGATCTCGCCCGACACCACTTTGCTGGACCTGCAGAACAACGACATCTCCGAGATCCGGAAGGATGACTTCAAAGGCCTCCAGCATCTCTAT GCCCTGGTCCTGGTGAACAACAAGATCTCCAAGATCCACGAGAAGGCCTTCAGCCCCCTGCGGAAGCTGCAGAAGCTCTACATCTCCAAGAACCACCTGGTGGAGATCCCTCCCAACCTGCCCAGCTCCCTGGTGGAGCTCCGCATCCACGACAACCGCATCCGCAAGGTGCCCAAGGGCGTGTTCAGTGGGCTGCGCAACATGAACTGCATCG AGATGGGTGGGAACCCCCTGGAGAACAGTGGCTTTGAACCTGGAGCTTTCGATGGCCTGAAGCTCAACTACCTGCGCATCTCTGAGGCTAAGCTCACCGGCATCCCCAAAG ACCTCCCCGAGACCCTGAATGAACTCCATCTGGACCACAACAAAATCCAGGCAATCGAGCTAGAGGACCTGCTCCGCTACTCAAAGCTGTACAG GCTGGGCCTGGGCCACAACCAGATCCGCATGATTGAGAATGGGAGCCTGAGTTTTCTGCCCACCCTGCGGGAGCTGCACTTGGACAATAACAAGCTGTCCAGGGTGCCTGCTGGCCTTCCGGACCTCAAGCTCCTCCAG gtGGTCTATCTGCACGCCAACAACATCACCAAGGTGGGCGTCAATGACTTCTGCCCCATGGGCTTCGGGGTCAAGCGAGCCTACTACAACGGCATTAGCCTCTTCAGCAACCCCGTGCCCTACTGGGAGGTGCAGCCGGCCACCTTCCGCTGCGTCACTGACCGCCTGGCCATCCAGTTTGGCAACTACAAAAAGTAG